CGCCATCGACGGATACGCCGCCCGTTCCCGGGCCGCGAAGCTCATGCACGGCCTGGGATTCACCCCCGAGCAGGACGAGGTGCCACTGCGCACCCTCTCGGGCGGCTGGCGGATGCGGCTCAATCTCGCCCAGGCCCTGATGTGCCGCTCGGATCTGCTGCTGCTCGACGAGCCCACCAATCATCTGGATCTGGACGCGGTGATCTGGCTGGAAACGTGGCTCACAGCCTACCCGGGCACCCTGCTGCTCATCTCCCACGACCGGGATTTCCTCGATCGCGTCACCGACCACATCCTGCACATCGAGCAACAGCGCGCCACGCTCTACACCGGAAACTACTCGGACTTCGAGACCCAGCGCGCCGCCCGGCTGGCGACACAGCACGCGGCCTGGGAGAAACAGCAGCGCGAGGTCCGGCACATGCAGCAGTTCGTCGAACGCTTCCGGGCCAAGGCCACCAAAGCGCGCCAGGCGCAGAGCCGGTTGAAGGCCCTGGAGCGCATGGAACTGATCGCACCCGCGCACGTGGACTCGCCCTTCCATTTTTCGTTTTGCGCCCCCGAGCGGCTGGCCAGTCCGTTGTGCCGCATGGAAGACGTGTCGGCGGGTTACAATACGACCCCGGTGCTGAAAGGACTGCACCTCAATATCGCACCGGGACAACGGATCGGTCTGCTCGGCCACAACGGCGCGGGCAAATCCACCCTGATCAAGCTGCTCGCCCGGGAGATCGAACCGCTCGCGGGACGGCGCACGGATGCCCGCGACCTGCGCATCGGCTATTTCGCGCAGCACCAGCTCGACCAGCTGGATGCCAGCGCCAGCCCGCTGCTTCACCTGCACCGTCTCGACCCGAAGGCGAGCGAGCAGGCCCTGCTGAACTTCCTGGGCGGATTCGGTTTCCCCGGTGAACGGGCCGGCGAACCGGTCGCGCCGTTTTCCGGCGGCGAGAAGGCGAGACTGGTCCTGGCCCTGCTGGTCTACCAGCGCCCTGGCCTGCTGCTTCTGGACGAACCCACCAACCACCTCGACCTGGAGATGCGGCTGAGCCTGACGGTCGCCCTGCAGGACTTCGAGGGCGCGGTGGTGCTCGTGTCCCACGACCGGCACCTGCTGCGAACCGTCACCGACGAGCTCCTTCTGGTCAACGGCGGGCAGGTGCGACCGTTCGACGGCGACCTCGACGACTATCCCCGCTGGCTCGCCGAAGAGCGGCGCAGAATCGCGAGCCGCGGAGAAACGCCGGAGCAACGACCGGGGAACGGCGCGGTACGCCGCGGCAGGCGCAGGGAAGAGGCGGAACGGCGGCGGCAACTGGCCCCTTTACGCCGGGAAACCCGCCGCTTAGAGGCAGCGCTGGAATGTTTATCGGAAGCGAACAACCGCATAGAGCGGCGCCTCGCGGACCCAAAGATCTACGAAGACGCCGCCAAACCGGAGCTGGTCGAACTGCTCGAGTCCAGGGCCCGTCTGGCCATGGAACTGGCCCAGGCCGAGGCACAATGGCTCTCCGCCAGCGAGGCCCTCGAGGAAGCACAGGGGGAATGAATGCTTGATAAAAGAAATTCCTGATTACCGCTGATTCTCAGCCATCTTTCGATATCGAATCATCGGGTCCCGCCGCTCCTGCCAAGAGACATTCGGGTCAGTTCAGCAAGACCGTCGTCTGCGGCATGGATGCCGCGGTCGAGCCTACATGGACGTATTAACGGCGCGTCTTGCTGAACTGACCCGGATGTCGCCCCCTGACAACAAGAATCAATATTTCATCGAAGCTGAGTCTCAGGGGTAATCAGTAAGAAATTTGCGTTGCAGTCCCCGTGCCGGAACTCAGACCCGCATACGCAGTACAATCCGGGACTCGATCGGCTGCGGGATCTCGCGGCTGCCAAGCCTGGTTGGGTTCGTCACGAGGCCAACCTCATTGAGGTCGGCGTGAAACATGCGACCCGTCCTTCGTATCGACAAGAATCTGAACAGAGAGTCCAGTGCAATGAAAAGTCCAGCCCGCCTGCGGCAATTCATGACGATCCTTCTTGCGTTGCTCGCGCCGCTCGGTTCCGCCGGTACCAGTCACGCGATAGAGAACAAACTGGTGATCGTCACGTCATTTCCCAAAGACCTCACCACACCCTTCAAGGCCGCCTTTGAAAGCACACATCCAGGTACCACCGTGGAGGTCCTCAACAAGAACACCTCCGCAGGCGTGGTTTACCTGCGGGAAACCGCGGGGAACAACACCAGCGATCTGTTCTGGGTATCCGCGCCTGACGCCTTCGACGTCCTCAAGGACGGGGGGCTGCTCCAGAAATT
Above is a window of Gammaproteobacteria bacterium DNA encoding:
- a CDS encoding ATP-binding cassette domain-containing protein: MLTLDRLALRRGPRLLIEDAALTIYAGYRTGVTGANGSGKSSLFSLVLGEIHADAGDLRLPEGLTIAHVAQETPSTDRPAIEYVIDGDNELRRIQYDLECAETDGDGHRQAELHAWLDAIDGYAARSRAAKLMHGLGFTPEQDEVPLRTLSGGWRMRLNLAQALMCRSDLLLLDEPTNHLDLDAVIWLETWLTAYPGTLLLISHDRDFLDRVTDHILHIEQQRATLYTGNYSDFETQRAARLATQHAAWEKQQREVRHMQQFVERFRAKATKARQAQSRLKALERMELIAPAHVDSPFHFSFCAPERLASPLCRMEDVSAGYNTTPVLKGLHLNIAPGQRIGLLGHNGAGKSTLIKLLAREIEPLAGRRTDARDLRIGYFAQHQLDQLDASASPLLHLHRLDPKASEQALLNFLGGFGFPGERAGEPVAPFSGGEKARLVLALLVYQRPGLLLLDEPTNHLDLEMRLSLTVALQDFEGAVVLVSHDRHLLRTVTDELLLVNGGQVRPFDGDLDDYPRWLAEERRRIASRGETPEQRPGNGAVRRGRRREEAERRRQLAPLRRETRRLEAALECLSEANNRIERRLADPKIYEDAAKPELVELLESRARLAMELAQAEAQWLSASEALEEAQGE